In Flammeovirgaceae bacterium, the sequence TTTCATTCAGGAAACAACTGCTCGTTGAAATCAGCTTCCACCCTTGCTTGCCGTTATCCACTTATTGATTTTTTGTTCCAGTAAATCAAGCGGTAAGCTTCCCGCATCAAGCAATTGATTGTGAAATTGTTTGATATCAAATTTCGAACCCAGTTCCTGCTCGGCCTTCGCGCGCAATTCCAAAATCTTCAATTGGCCCATCTTGTAGCTTAACGCCTGCCCGGGGTTGGCCATGTATCGTTCAATTTCAGAGATGATATTTGATTCAGGAGCAGCTTCGTTCTCCTTTGAGTATTGGATGGCCTGCTCGCGGGTCCATCCCTGCGAATGCAATCCGGCATCAACCACCAACCGAATGGCCCGGTGCATCTCACCCTGCAACATCCCGAAGTATGAGTACGGATCGGTGAACAAACCAAGTTCTTTACCAAGACTCTCCGCATATAATGCCCAACCTTCGGTGTACGCACCATAGTTGATGAATCGCCTGAACTCCGGTAAAGCCGTGTTCTCCACTTTCAAAGCAATCTGGTAATGGTGACCCGGAATTGCCTCATGCAAAAACAAATCTTCCATGCCCATATAGCTGTACTTCTCAGGTCCATCCTGTATGGGGAAATAGAAAATTCCCGGCCGGCTTCCATCCACAGTACCTACATTATAATTGGCGGCTGTGGTTTTTTCACGCCAGGCTTCAACCCTGCGTACCTCAAAGGCCATTTTGGGTTTCATATCAAAAAGCTTTTCAAGGTTGGGCTTCATCTGTTCATGGATGGCGTTGTAGCGGGCAATAATTTCTTCAGCCGTTTTAAATGGCCGCAATTCTTTTTTAACACGTAAGTGATCGAAGAATTCCTGCAGCGAGCCTTTAAAGCCAACCTGCTGCTTAACTTTTTCCATCTCCGCGCGCAGACGCGCTACCTCACGCTTTCCAAGTTCAAAGATTTCATCAGGGCTTTTGTTGGTAGTTGTACTCCGTTTCACCAGGTAAGTGTACCATTCCTTCCCGTCAGGCAGGGCATCAATGCCCGAACTTTCGCGGCAAGCCGGTACATATTCCTTTTCAACAAACTCGCCCAGCTTTTTATACATGGGAATAATCTTTGTTTCAATTATTTCAGTGTAGGCTTTGGTTAAACGTTCCTTGTCTTCAGTACTGAAGTCTTCAGGCATCGCTTTTATTGGTGAGAAAAAGTGATGCTCACTTGCCGGGCCTTTGGCAAAGGAAGCCAACTGCGGGATTACTTTCAGCGCGAGTGGTTTAGGAATCGTATAGCCTTGTGCAATGCCTTTGCGCATGTTAACAATGGCTGTATCGCACCATACCAAAAAACCCTCCAGTCGTGAAAGCCAGTTCTCATAATCCTGCACCGTTTTAAACGGCTGATTGCCCTTGCCGCTGGCCAGCAGGCCTACCTGCAGATTGGCGCCACGAATCTGACTTATCGGCATGAGGTAATCTTTAAACTTCGCTCCCTCTATATTAATATCACATTCGTATTGCAGAATATCATAACTCAACTGGTCATTTTCATTCAGGTTGGTCCGATCGATACCGGCTAACTGCGATTTATACTTTTGATAGAACGCCTGCACTTTGTTGCGGTACTCCTGGCTGATGTCATTCGGAAAAATATGGTTGTACCGGTTGTCGCCAATGCTGGTAGCCAGCAACGGAAAGAGTTGAAGTTTTTCTTCATGAAAACTTTTAAACAGAGAATCAGGACTTAGTGATGCCTGCTCATCTTTGGATGACGGGCCACAGGCATAGAATACTATAGAAACAAGCAGAAGGTAGAGGCTACTTTTCATGGCTTTGGAATTTATTCAGTAATGGTATCTAACCCCGTGGTATTTGGCAACAAAAAATTTGTTGAGCGGTAAGCCGTGCTCAATTTTGCGGTTTTGCGGAGAGAAAGATCGCCCCGGGAAGCATCATCATATGACGAAGTATTTATTAAGTTTACGCAATAAATATAGCTGTTATGAAAAAATTATGGCTACATCTTATTCTTATTGGTTCGGTTGCTTTAGCCCATGCCCAATCGTTTGAAGGCATTATTACCTGGACCAGCAAATCCGACATCAAATTATCGGATGAGCAGGTACAACAAATGAAAGCTGCAAAGAAGCAACTGGAAGCCCAGATGAACAACCCGGAATTTAAAAAGCAGATGAAAGCAAACCCTGCGCTTAAAGAGATGATGGAGAAGCAACTGAAGAACATCGACAACATGCAGGGAGGCGGGGCAATTAATTTTCTGCCCGAAAAAATGATTACCAAGGTGAAAGGAAAAAATACCCGCAGCGAAATGGGCACTACGGTGTTTATTTACCGGGGCGACCAGGATAAAACCTGGTCGGTGGATACGGAAACAAAAACATACTCCGAAATAAAGTCAACCCCCGTGGAAACGGCTAACTCAAAACTATCGGTAACAAAAACGACTGAGACTGCCACAATAAACGGGTACAACTGCACCAAGTACCTGATGAACGCGGAAGGATCGGGCATGCCGCCTCAATGGATATGGGTAACAAAGGATATTAAAGATATTGACCCTGCCCTGTTTAAAAGGAGTGGAAACGAGAACCTATTTGTTAAGGAAATTGACGGTATTCCGGTAAAAATTGAAATGAACACCCCGCAGGGAAAAATTACCATGGAGATGACCGAACTGAAGCGGGTTAAACTGCCCGACAGTGATTTTCAGATTCCGGCAGGGTATTCGAAAAAATAAGGCATCTAATACTTCCGCCCTTTTTCCTTTACCAGCAACGATCCGGTTAGCGTTGAAAAGCCGCCCACCAACCCACCTGTAACAGCAGTAATTACCATCAGCAAGGTTTTGCTCTGTACAATCAGCAAGTAGGCTACCTTTTCGGTAAGCGGAGCGGACGCATTAAGATCAATCAGCCAGGCGTGAACAAACCACAACAAGGCGATGGCAACAAAACCCGCTGTAAAATTGGCTTTTGATTTTCCGAAATACCCGCCCATAAAACCGGCCAGCGCAATGCTCCACCAGGGCAGAAATAACGAAAAGAGCCAGCCCAATATAACAACATACAGTACCTGTATAATGAACTTCATATCATTTCGGTTTTAAGGTGGTGGTAAATAAAAAGCCTGCCGGTTGCTTGTTCTGTTTCAGAAACATCAGGTTAAAATAGTTTCCATCGGCCCAACGCCCCAGCATGGAGTTGTAGTGTGCACTTCCTGGGTTACCCGATTGCCCGCCAGGGTAGGTTGCAAACGCTTTCGGGCCGTTTGGTTCCACGCTCACAATCATGCGCCACGAGGGCCCATGCCTGCGCGAAGAGGCGTTTACTGCATCGCCATGGCCGCCATGCTGTACATGATAACTGAAGGGCTCTGTTCGGGTAAGGTGTTCAACATAGGTATCTTTATAGTCGGCCCAGCGAGGTGGCGTGCCTTTGTCTTTCTTCCAACTCTCCACCTCCGTTACACTTTTTTTGAAAGCCTGCCGAACCAGGTGCGTAAGCGTTTCTTTTTCGGGTGTTGATTGATCATCAAAAAAAACAAAATCAGGTTTGGTTTTTATCAGGTGGATAGTATTCCAGGCCGTAGGGTAAGCCAACGACAAGGAATCGCTCCGTAGTTCATCCCATATGGAAGCATACAACGTACGCCACCAGTTTTCAAAATAAGCAGGGGCTTCGGCTTCCTTCTTATAAGAGTAATCCCAGTTCTTCAGCAAACGCAGCGCTTCACTTTCTTCGTTTGTTAAAATGGCCTCATCCACATACCCCATCAAAACAGGCAGCAACTCTTCGGCTTTTATGCTGTAGGTGTCCAGTTGCAGATTCATCATATCGGTTATTGTAATATTGTTGGACTGCCTCAGCAGGTTGTTGATTCTGCGGTTACGGTAGGCCTCATAGCTTACCGCGTTAATATAGTATGGATACGTGGCATCGGCCGGGTATTGATTGGCTGAACTTACAAAGCCCCGTTCAGGATTCTTATCCATCACATTGTGAGCAAACGGAATGTAGGCTTGTGGCCCTTGAGATGACCGGCTGCCATCCAGCACAAACTTGCCTTCGTATTTTTTACGGGCCGGAAATTTTCCCTGGATGCGCATGGCAATGTCTCCGGTTACCGAAGCGAATACAAAGTTTTGTGCAGGGGATGAATAATGATCAAGCGCACGCATATAATCGGCATGATTTTTTGCCCGATTGAGTTTGTAGAATGTCAGCAATTCTTCCGACTCATCGTGGGCGATCCAGCGGAAAGCATAGTGCTTTCGGTTATTCTCTGCCCTGAAGTTCTCATCGAACGGAACAGGACCCCAATGGGTATAGGTTACGGTGTCATAAAAAGGATCACTGCCCCGAATATTAATTTTCTCAATTACTTTTCGGGTATCCTTCCATCCTCCATCAAGTTTATATTTTTCTTTCTGATTGTTCTCAAACGTAATGCGGTACCAGTCCACCAGGTCGCGCTGGGCATTGGTTACACCCCACGCAATGGAATCGTTAAACCCGATGATTACTCCGGGCGCACCCGGCAGCGAAACACCCATGCAGTTGATGCCCGGTGCCTGCAACTGGATGGCGTACCAGATAGACGGCAACGTAATAGTCAGGTGCGGATCGTTGCACAATATCGGATAGCCCGATTTGGTTTTACTGCCGCTTACCGCCCAGTTGTTGCTGCCGAGGGTTGGAGCGGGTGTAACCAGTCCTGAAATTTTGATCAGTTCATCCGGTAATGCCTGAATGGTATCGCTGAGTGGTACCGGTTCAAAATTCCACTTACCGGGTTTCTCTACAATAGGGTCGCCCATGGGTTCAAGGTCAGGATAAAGCACCTCCACCATTTCTTTGCCAAACAATTTCAGCGCGTTGGTCATCTGCATGTCTTTATCACCCATGTTCAGGGTTTGGGCCATGCTTCGAAGCAGCAGGGCTGATTTAAGCATGGTCCAGGGTTCAGGTTTGTAACCGAGCAGTTTGTACTCCAGCGGCAGCTTTTTATCCGACAAAGAATTGATGTATGCATTTATTCCTTCCGCGTAACGGCTTACAACCATTTTAGCCAGCGGGTCGCTTTCCATTTTGCGCAAAGCATTTTCGGCCGCATACACCATGCCGAGCCTGCGTTGCTGGCGATCGTAATTCAACGCGGCATCATCTTTACTTTTTCCTACAATTTCAGAAAGCCTGCCGGCAGCCGCATGCGTTTGAAATTCCATCTGCCACAAGCGGTGAAAGGCGGTAATGTACCCTTGCGCATAGTAAAGGTCCTCATCGCTTTGCGCGATGATATGCGGGATCATGATACTATCGAAAACAATGGTTACCGGTTGCTTCAGGCCCGGCAGGTTAAGCGATTCGGGCAGTTGGTAACCCCGTGACTCAATGTTTTGCCAGAACCCATGTGAAGGGGCAAGGAATTTACCAAGAGGGGGAATGGGTATAGTACCTGCTGTCCACCGTTTATCCAGCGCCCATACCAGCAGCAGGGTTATTGCAAGGCTAATCAGAAACTTGATTTTCATGTTGACCGGTTGATTAATCAGCCAACTTAAAAAAATTTAGTCAGGAGTTTATCATCGATGAACCTGGTGTCGGAAATAAATGACCAGCGGCATTAATCCGGCACCCGGTAAACCATGGCATTAATATTAACGCCTGCGCCCAGCGCAGCAAACAGGATGTAGCTTCCTTTCCGGATTTCGTACCCGTTCAGTTGCTTTTTGGAAATCAAATCATAAAGCGTAGGCACCGTGGCTACTGAACTGTTGCCAAGCCAGGAGATGGTCATGGGCATTATTTTTTCGGGTGCAATGGGCAATCCGTTTTTTTCAAAGGCACGTTTCAAAATGGCTTCATCCATTTTGTTATTGGCCTGGTGTATTAGCACCAATGAAATATCGGTTAAATCAATCCCTGCCTTTTCAATGCACTCCTTAATAACAGACGGAACCGCAGTAAGGGCGTGTTCATACAGGGTTCTTCCCTGCATTTTCAGGAATAACTCATCAGGTGGCAATGCCGGGTTGTACGAGCGATCCATTTTCAATACAAAAGTCTTGTCACCGGCATTGGTGTTGGTTTTGTGTGCCAGTATGCCAACAGGTGCTTCACTTTCATATGCCTCCAGGATCATTGCTCCGGCACCATCGGCATAGATCATGCAATCGCGATCGTGCGGATCGTAAATCCGCGAAAGCGTTTCAGCGCCCACTACCAGAATTCGTTTTGCCGTACCGGAGCGAATAAAGAAATCGGCCTGGATAACACCCTGCAACCAGCCCGCACAACCAAACGGAAGGTCATAACAAATTGTGTTGGGATTACGGATGCCCAATTTTGCTTTTACGCGTGAAGCCAGTGCCGGTACAAACTCACTTCTGCGGGTATCCGCACGGATGTCGCCAAAGTTGTGGGCAACAATAATGTAGTCGAGCACCTCGCCATCCAGATCTCCGGATCGCAATGCTTCCTGTGCAGCAAATGCCCCGATATCCGATGCCACCAACTCATCGGTAACATACCTGCGTTCATAAATTCCGGTGATGTCGCTGAATTTGCGGATAATCTCTTCATTCTCCGTCAAGAGTGGCTTACCATCACTTCCGTAAAAACTGTGGCTTACAAAGTGCGCGTTAGGAACACGTTGTGTTGGAATGTAACTGCCGCTTGAACGGATGACTGAAAAAAAGGTTGAACTCATTGTAGTTGATAACCCGGCTCAATAATAAAAATTAATCCGCGTTATTATTTCATTTAACAAAATGTTGTTAAAAAAACGTACAACTGTTCGTTACGAAATGCAGGCTAAAACAGGCGAATATGTGTTACGATTGTTTGCTTTGCAGAAAAGCTGACAACCTCTTCCGTGTTGTTGCCTGAACTTTTTTCCGGAAGAAAGGAGCCCATCCGAGCAGGATGCCGGTCAGCCCAAATGCCATTCTGCTCCAGCGATAAAAATCAAATGTATCCGTATGGTTGCTGATCTTACCGTCTTTAAACTGAAAATGTGCATCAATAATGTTGTGCACTTTTCTTCCGGTGAGTGAAAACGTGTAATGAGCTTCCCACCGGCAGGAACCGGTAGTTTCATTTGCGCGAATGTTACTAACCTCCAGTTTCCAATCGGCCGGGTTTTTCTTCAGCGCTTCAACAAGCATAGCCCACATTGCTCCGGCTTCTTTTCCTCTTAGATGCGGAAAAGCAGGATCAGAAAAACGAATATCATCATGGTAGCAGGCCTGCATACCTTCGGCATCAAGATTGTTGAAACTGGTGTAGAAATTACAGATGAGTTGTTCGTTTGAATTCATAACTATTTCAGCAAGTTAAAGTGCTTTTACTATATACCAGCCCATCACTGCACAGGTTACCAGTTTAAGCAAGGTACTGAAGACAAAACCGATAAATGAACCAACCGCGGCCCGCAAAGCTTGTTCGGATTGGTTGCTGGCCAGTAATTCGCCAACAAATGCGCCAACAAACGGCCCTGCAATGATACCCACCGGCCCGAACCACAATCCGGCAATCAGGCCGATGGCACAACCCCACACACCGTATTTGGTGCCGCCAAATTTTTTCGTTCCATACAACGGCACTATATAATCAAGCACCTGAACGATACCTACCACCACTAACCATATAATTAAAAATCTTAGCGTAAAAGCAGGCTCTTCGCGCAACTGCAGCACCAGCATGCCGGCATAGCTCAATGGCGGGCCGGGCAACAACGGCAATACACTGCCCACCAGGCCGGCCAGCATTAGGCAACATGCCAGTACTGTCCACAGTAAATCCATGCGTAACGAACTTACGAAAATTGCCGGTAATATGACTCAAGTCATAGCGCTTAACTGTAGTGCGCTTTAGTTTTATCGCATAACAAGTAAAAACCATGGATACAACAATAGACTTTGAAACCCAGCGCGTTTCGGATATCGCCCTGCAGCATCCTTCGGCTGTAGCTGTTTTCAATAAGTATAATATTGACTTTTGCTGCGGAGGAAAGTTGTCGCTGAAGGAGGCTTGTGAAAAGAGCGGCATCGCAGTGGACACCTTGTTAAATGAGCTATTCCGCACCGATGCAACCAGAATGCCCGGCACCATCCGGTTTGATACCTGGGACATCTCCTTGCTGACTGATTTTATTGTGCAGCATCATCATCAATATGTAAAACGTAGCATCCCGCAACTGAACGAACTGCTTACTAAAGTATGCAACGTGCATGGCGACCGGCATGCCTACCTGTTTACACTTAAACAAACGTTCAACGACCTTGCCGATGAGTTGCTTCACCACATGCACAAGGAGGAATTCATTCTGTTTCCGGAAGTAAAACGGATTTTTTCAGAGAATACGAAACCTGTTTTTAATGTGCATGCGCCCATCGCAGTAATGGAAGATGAACACGAACTTGCCGGAAATCTGATCAAAACCATACGGCAACTCACCAACAACTACACCCCACCGGCTGACGCGTGTCCGACTTTTAAAGTTACCTATAAGCGCCTGCAGGAATTTGACCAGGACCTTATGCAGCATATCCACCTGGAAAACAATGTGCTTTTTGAAAAAGTAAAAACCAGAACGGCTACCATTTTTTAAACTTTATGCAACTAAACCAACAGATTTTAAGCGACATCATCATCTACATGAAGTATGCCCGGTACCTGCCCGAACTAAACCGCAGGGAAAGCTGGGACGAAATCTGCGACCGGTACCAGGCCATGATGGTGGAAAAATACCCGGCCCTGCAGGCCGGGATTGTTGAAACCATGAAATGGGTGCGCGAGAAAAAAGTGTTGCCCTCCATGCGCGCCATGCAGTTTGCCGGCCCGGCCATTGCACGCAATAACTCGCGCATCTACAACTGCGCCTACCTGCCGGTAGATGACATCCGCGCATTTTCCGAAACCATGTTTTTACTTTTGGGCGGAACGGGCGTTGGGTACTCTGTACAATACCATCACGTTGAAAAACTTCCGCCCATTCAAAAACCGGAGAAGAAAAGAAGATTCCTGGTAGGCGACAGCCTGGAAGGCTGGGCCGATGCCGTTAAAGTTTTGTTGAAGGGGTACTTCGGCATGAGCGAGTACATCCCCGATTTCGATTACTCCGACATCCGCCCGAAAGGCGCACGCCTGGTAACTGCAGGAGGCAAAGCACCCGGGCCGGAGCCATTAAAAATATGTATTGCGCACGTGCAGGCCCTGCTCGACCGCAAAACAAACGGTGAAAAACTCACCCCACTGGAGTGCCACGATTTGATGTGCCACCTGGCCAATGCCGTGCTGGCCGGAGGTATCCGCAGGTCGGCCATGATTTCGCTGTTCTCCTGTGGCGATGAAGAAATGCTAACCTGCAAGTATGGCAACTGGTGGGAACTGAACGAGCAGCGCGGGCGTGCCAACAACTCGGTAGTATTGCAGCGCGATACGATTACACGTGAAGAATTTTTTGATTTGTGGAAGAAAATTGAACTCTCCGGTTCAGGCGAGCCCGGGTTTTATTTTACCAATGATTTGGACTGGGGCACTAATCCATGTTGTGAGATTGCCCTTCGTCCATTCCAGTTCTGCAACTTATGTGAGATTAACGTATCGGATGTGGAAACCCAGGAGGAACTCAATGCCCGTGCGCGCGCAGCCTCCTACCTCGGCACCCTGCAGGCAGGCTTCACCAATTTTCATTACTTGCGCGAAGTGTGGAAAACCACCACCGAGCAGGATGCGCTGATTGGCGTGGGCATGACGGGCATTGCAAGCGGCAACGTGCAGAAGCTTGACCTGATTGAAGCCGCTGAAGAAGTGAAAAAGGTAAACCTCAAAGTTTCGGCTGACATCGGGATACAGTTTGCCGCACGCACCACAACCATCAAACCATCAGGCACCTCATCGCTGGTGTTGGGCACCTCATCGGGCATTCACGCCTGGCATAACGACTATTACATCAGAAGAATACGCATTGGCAAGAACGAAGCGCTGTACACGTACCTGAGCATAGCCCACCCCGAATTACTGGAAGATGACCTGCTGAACAGCAAACAGGCCATCATCTGCATTCCGCAAAAAGCTCCTGAAGGAAGCATCCTGCGCACCGAAGATGTAATGGACTTACTGGAACGGATTAAAAAATTTAACGAAAACTGGGTACGCAGGGGATTCCGCAGGGGCAGCAACGCCAACAACGTCTCGGCTACCGTATCCATTGCCGAGGGTGACTGGCAACGGGTTGGTGAGTGGATGTGGAAGAACAAAGCATCGTATAACGGATTGAGTGTGCTCCCGTTCGATACCGGCAACTACAAACAGGCCCCGTTTGAAGATATTACACGCGAAACATTTGAGACCCTTGAAC encodes:
- a CDS encoding DUF885 domain-containing protein encodes the protein MKSSLYLLLVSIVFYACGPSSKDEQASLSPDSLFKSFHEEKLQLFPLLATSIGDNRYNHIFPNDISQEYRNKVQAFYQKYKSQLAGIDRTNLNENDQLSYDILQYECDINIEGAKFKDYLMPISQIRGANLQVGLLASGKGNQPFKTVQDYENWLSRLEGFLVWCDTAIVNMRKGIAQGYTIPKPLALKVIPQLASFAKGPASEHHFFSPIKAMPEDFSTEDKERLTKAYTEIIETKIIPMYKKLGEFVEKEYVPACRESSGIDALPDGKEWYTYLVKRSTTTNKSPDEIFELGKREVARLRAEMEKVKQQVGFKGSLQEFFDHLRVKKELRPFKTAEEIIARYNAIHEQMKPNLEKLFDMKPKMAFEVRRVEAWREKTTAANYNVGTVDGSRPGIFYFPIQDGPEKYSYMGMEDLFLHEAIPGHHYQIALKVENTALPEFRRFINYGAYTEGWALYAESLGKELGLFTDPYSYFGMLQGEMHRAIRLVVDAGLHSQGWTREQAIQYSKENEAAPESNIISEIERYMANPGQALSYKMGQLKILELRAKAEQELGSKFDIKQFHNQLLDAGSLPLDLLEQKINKWITASKGGS
- a CDS encoding nuclear transport factor 2 family protein; the protein is MNSNEQLICNFYTSFNNLDAEGMQACYHDDIRFSDPAFPHLRGKEAGAMWAMLVEALKKNPADWKLEVSNIRANETTGSCRWEAHYTFSLTGRKVHNIIDAHFQFKDGKISNHTDTFDFYRWSRMAFGLTGILLGWAPFFRKKVQATTRKRLSAFLQSKQS
- the ric gene encoding iron-sulfur cluster repair di-iron protein gives rise to the protein MDTTIDFETQRVSDIALQHPSAVAVFNKYNIDFCCGGKLSLKEACEKSGIAVDTLLNELFRTDATRMPGTIRFDTWDISLLTDFIVQHHHQYVKRSIPQLNELLTKVCNVHGDRHAYLFTLKQTFNDLADELLHHMHKEEFILFPEVKRIFSENTKPVFNVHAPIAVMEDEHELAGNLIKTIRQLTNNYTPPADACPTFKVTYKRLQEFDQDLMQHIHLENNVLFEKVKTRTATIF
- a CDS encoding DUF456 domain-containing protein, producing MDLLWTVLACCLMLAGLVGSVLPLLPGPPLSYAGMLVLQLREEPAFTLRFLIIWLVVVGIVQVLDYIVPLYGTKKFGGTKYGVWGCAIGLIAGLWFGPVGIIAGPFVGAFVGELLASNQSEQALRAAVGSFIGFVFSTLLKLVTCAVMGWYIVKAL
- a CDS encoding penicillin acylase family protein, yielding MKIKFLISLAITLLLVWALDKRWTAGTIPIPPLGKFLAPSHGFWQNIESRGYQLPESLNLPGLKQPVTIVFDSIMIPHIIAQSDEDLYYAQGYITAFHRLWQMEFQTHAAAGRLSEIVGKSKDDAALNYDRQQRRLGMVYAAENALRKMESDPLAKMVVSRYAEGINAYINSLSDKKLPLEYKLLGYKPEPWTMLKSALLLRSMAQTLNMGDKDMQMTNALKLFGKEMVEVLYPDLEPMGDPIVEKPGKWNFEPVPLSDTIQALPDELIKISGLVTPAPTLGSNNWAVSGSKTKSGYPILCNDPHLTITLPSIWYAIQLQAPGINCMGVSLPGAPGVIIGFNDSIAWGVTNAQRDLVDWYRITFENNQKEKYKLDGGWKDTRKVIEKINIRGSDPFYDTVTYTHWGPVPFDENFRAENNRKHYAFRWIAHDESEELLTFYKLNRAKNHADYMRALDHYSSPAQNFVFASVTGDIAMRIQGKFPARKKYEGKFVLDGSRSSQGPQAYIPFAHNVMDKNPERGFVSSANQYPADATYPYYINAVSYEAYRNRRINNLLRQSNNITITDMMNLQLDTYSIKAEELLPVLMGYVDEAILTNEESEALRLLKNWDYSYKKEAEAPAYFENWWRTLYASIWDELRSDSLSLAYPTAWNTIHLIKTKPDFVFFDDQSTPEKETLTHLVRQAFKKSVTEVESWKKDKGTPPRWADYKDTYVEHLTRTEPFSYHVQHGGHGDAVNASSRRHGPSWRMIVSVEPNGPKAFATYPGGQSGNPGSAHYNSMLGRWADGNYFNLMFLKQNKQPAGFLFTTTLKPK
- a CDS encoding DUF4412 domain-containing protein translates to MKKLWLHLILIGSVALAHAQSFEGIITWTSKSDIKLSDEQVQQMKAAKKQLEAQMNNPEFKKQMKANPALKEMMEKQLKNIDNMQGGGAINFLPEKMITKVKGKNTRSEMGTTVFIYRGDQDKTWSVDTETKTYSEIKSTPVETANSKLSVTKTTETATINGYNCTKYLMNAEGSGMPPQWIWVTKDIKDIDPALFKRSGNENLFVKEIDGIPVKIEMNTPQGKITMEMTELKRVKLPDSDFQIPAGYSKK
- a CDS encoding ketoacyl-ACP synthase III, with translation MSSTFFSVIRSSGSYIPTQRVPNAHFVSHSFYGSDGKPLLTENEEIIRKFSDITGIYERRYVTDELVASDIGAFAAQEALRSGDLDGEVLDYIIVAHNFGDIRADTRRSEFVPALASRVKAKLGIRNPNTICYDLPFGCAGWLQGVIQADFFIRSGTAKRILVVGAETLSRIYDPHDRDCMIYADGAGAMILEAYESEAPVGILAHKTNTNAGDKTFVLKMDRSYNPALPPDELFLKMQGRTLYEHALTAVPSVIKECIEKAGIDLTDISLVLIHQANNKMDEAILKRAFEKNGLPIAPEKIMPMTISWLGNSSVATVPTLYDLISKKQLNGYEIRKGSYILFAALGAGVNINAMVYRVPD